A stretch of Apostichopus japonicus isolate 1M-3 chromosome 9, ASM3797524v1, whole genome shotgun sequence DNA encodes these proteins:
- the LOC139973288 gene encoding fibrinogen-like protein A, translating into MKLTLLCLCVFGVCLQRLDFTESSGQVNDMGPSEKISRNRQRRETESSSYFYYQEPQYPRDCKEVYEQCDDQTDSGIFMIQPDGAPEPFNVHCNNSIDGGGWTVFQRRIDGAVDFYRRWDDYRDGFGFLQREFWLGNDKLSYLTNQGDYELRIDLVSRNGNSYFAKYDLFRISDEISKYRMTDLGTYLPESTASSDDYLGTYNKNMTFSTRDRDNDKASSTNCASKYHGGWWFNNCYYYCHMNGLYFDSQDSYKTIKWNNLPGGSYNVKYTEMKLRPRTVN; encoded by the exons ATGAAGTTGACGTTGCTGTGTTTGTGCGTCTTTGGTGTTTGCCTGCAACGGTTGGATTTCACCGAATCATCGGGACAGGTG aaTGATATGGGACCTTCTGAAAAGATCAGCAGAAACAGACAAAGAAGAGAGACTGAAA GTTCCTCTTACTTCTACTACCAAGAGCCTCagtatccgagagattgcaagGAAGTCTATGAACAATGTGATGATCAAACTGACTCTGGTATTTTCATGATTCAGCCAGACGGTGCTCCTGAACCTTTCAACGTCCACTGTAATAATTCAATAGATGGAGGCGGATGGACGGT atttCAACGTAGGATTGATGGAGCTGTAGATTTTTACCGACGTTGGGACGACTACAGAGACGGCTTTGGGTTTTTACAACGAGAATTCTGGCTCGGTAACGACAAGTTATCCTACTTGACTAACCAGGGTGACTACGAGCTACGTATCGACCTGGTCAGCAGGAATGGTAATTCTTACTTCGCCAAGTACGACCTCTTCAGAATCAGCGATGAAATCAGTAAATATAGAATGACAGATCTTGGTACCTATCTGCCTGAAAGCACAGCATCAA GTGATGACTACTTGGGTACTTATAACAAAAACATGACCTTCTCTACCCGGGACCGTGACAACGACAAAGCTAGTAGTACTAACTGTGCATCTAAATATCATGGAGGCTGGTGGTTCAACAATTGTTATTACTATTGTCACATGAACGGTCTCTACTTCGACAGTCAAGACTCTTACAAAACCATTAAATGGAATAATCTCCCAGGAGGTAGTTATAACGTGaaatatacagaaatgaaaTTACGTCCTCGAACCGTCAATTAG
- the LOC139973293 gene encoding fibrinogen-like protein A, with protein sequence MKLTYLCLIIFGAFLQELVFSETSGQMNDLNIAESNIKSRQRRNSESSSYFYYQEPQYPRDCKEVYEQCDDQTESGIFMIQPDGAPEPFNVHCNNSIDGGGWTVFQRRIDGAVDFYRRWDDYKDGFGFLQREFWLGNDKLSYLTNQGDYELRIDLVSRNGNSYFAKYDLFRISDEISKYRMTDLGTYQPESTANADRMAYHRNMSFSTWDRDNDKHSSYNCASYDHGGWWFNACYYSRLNGLYFDSHDSYKTIYWYSLPGGQYNIKYTEMKLRPVSAR encoded by the exons AATGATTTGAACATCGCTGAAAGCAACATTAAAAGTAGACAAAGAAGAAATTCTGAAA GTTCCTCTTACTTCTACTACCAAGAGCCTCagtatccgagagattgcaagGAAGTCTACGAACAATGTGATGATCAAACTGAATCTGGTATTTTTATGATTCAGCCCGACGGTGCTCCTGAACCTTTTAACGTCCACTGTAATAATTCAATAGAtggaggtggatggacg GTATTTCAACGTAGAATTGATGGTGCTGTAGATTTTTATCGACGTTGGGACGACTACAAAGACGGCTTTGGGTTTTTACAACGAGAATTCTGGCTCGGTAACGACAAGTTATCCTACTTGACTAACCAGGGTGACTACGAGCTACGTATCGACCTGGTCAGCAGGAATGGTAATTCTTACTTTGCCAAGTACGACCTCTTCAGGATCAGCGATGAAATCAGTAAATATAGAATGACAGATCTTGGAACCTATCAGCCTGAAAGCACAGCAA ATGCTGACCGCATGGCTTATCATCGAAACATGTCCTTCTCTACCTGGGACAGGGATAATGACAAGCATAGTAGTTATAACTGTGCATCTTATGATCATGGTGGCTGGTGGTTCAATGCTTGTTATTACTCTCGCCTCAACGGTCTCTACTTCGACAGCCATGACTCTTACAAGACCATTTATTGGTACAGTCTTCCAGGTGGGCAATATAACATCaaatatacagaaatgaaaCTACGCCCCGTTTCCGCGAGATAG